A genomic region of Gemmata massiliana contains the following coding sequences:
- a CDS encoding efflux RND transporter periplasmic adaptor subunit, with protein sequence MYHRRIGLSAVLLAAASALAGCQPAKPEAPKFPAPVVTVVRPAVVPVRDYWVYNGYLDTTKAVEVRSKIRGFLKDVKFIEGTEVAANTPLYTIDKLEYETSVKKAAAELLKSEAQIKSWEAQIVQSRADLDRVNRLGAGGIESKFREEEARATLDVRIAELKAAEANRDAAKAALHSAEILLGYTDIRAKIGGRISRTLVDEGNLVQADTTLLTTIVQVDKLYVYYDAPESDFLAYQKTLIKSSSPSLSTQQIGLEVGVGDEMDFPHEGFIDFRENRVETATGTIRVRGRLDNPVLSNGVRLLYPGMFARIRVPKSDKVPTPVIPEDCLLSGQEGRFVFVVNPEGIVKKRLVTVGANFWKIPTTEPGVAVPSWVAVNPKPAPPKEGQPPAETRKNIKSVVAITAGLKPDDRVILAGLHAVRPDAPAVPDEWVLNPPVESKK encoded by the coding sequence ATGTACCACCGCCGAATCGGGCTGAGCGCAGTTCTCCTCGCGGCGGCAAGCGCCCTGGCCGGGTGCCAGCCCGCGAAACCCGAGGCGCCGAAGTTCCCCGCCCCTGTAGTCACCGTCGTTCGCCCCGCGGTCGTGCCTGTACGCGACTACTGGGTCTACAACGGGTACCTCGATACCACAAAAGCCGTCGAAGTGCGGTCCAAGATCCGCGGGTTCCTCAAGGACGTCAAGTTCATCGAGGGTACCGAGGTCGCGGCCAACACCCCACTCTACACGATCGACAAACTGGAGTACGAGACCTCCGTCAAGAAGGCGGCTGCAGAGCTCCTCAAGAGCGAGGCGCAGATCAAGAGTTGGGAAGCCCAGATCGTTCAATCACGGGCTGACCTGGACCGCGTGAACCGGCTCGGCGCCGGCGGGATCGAATCGAAGTTCCGCGAGGAAGAAGCGCGGGCCACGCTCGACGTGCGCATTGCCGAACTCAAGGCTGCGGAAGCCAACCGGGACGCCGCGAAAGCCGCACTCCACTCCGCCGAGATCCTCCTGGGCTACACTGACATCCGCGCGAAGATCGGCGGCCGCATCAGCCGGACGCTCGTGGACGAGGGGAACCTCGTTCAGGCCGACACCACACTTCTGACGACCATCGTGCAGGTGGACAAGCTGTACGTGTATTACGACGCCCCGGAATCCGACTTCCTGGCGTACCAGAAGACGCTCATCAAATCGTCGAGTCCGAGTCTGAGTACCCAACAGATCGGTCTCGAAGTCGGGGTCGGCGATGAAATGGACTTCCCCCACGAAGGGTTCATCGACTTCCGCGAGAACCGCGTGGAAACCGCGACCGGGACCATCCGCGTGCGCGGGCGCCTGGATAATCCGGTGCTCTCGAACGGCGTCCGGTTGCTCTACCCCGGCATGTTCGCCCGCATCCGGGTGCCGAAGAGCGACAAGGTGCCGACGCCCGTGATCCCCGAAGACTGCCTCCTCAGCGGTCAGGAGGGGCGGTTCGTCTTCGTCGTGAACCCCGAAGGGATCGTCAAGAAGCGGCTCGTCACGGTCGGCGCGAACTTCTGGAAAATTCCCACCACGGAACCGGGGGTGGCCGTGCCGAGTTGGGTGGCGGTGAACCCGAAACCCGCTCCCCCGAAAGAGGGCCAGCCGCCCGCGGAGACGCGCAAGAACATCAAGTCCGTCGTCGCGATCACGGCCGGGCTGAAGCCCGACGATCGCGTGATTCTCGCTGGCCTGCACGCGGTCCGGCCCGATGCGCCGGCCGTGCCCGACGAGTGGGTGTTGAACCCACCCGTCGAGTCCAAGAAATAG
- the feoB gene encoding ferrous iron transport protein B: protein MLTPTLTVALVGNPNAGKSTLFNALSGLRQRIGNYPGVTVEMKKGQFIANGTTVDLIDLPGTYSLAARSPDEMVAVDLLLGRRPEEPRPSVVLSIVDATNLDRHLYLTSQLLDLGVPVVVAVNMIDAAAAQGLKFDYAKLSEAIGAPVVPIQANNGTGLTELTAAVRTAGERGTAPSGPAFPPAFDEVVEQLRKELSDEVPPVLLRRAVIDIGGYTEQWLVERYGDRFKAALAGARDKLAALGHTVPGVEARTRFAWVRAAVAAAVSKPAVRPVTWTDRIDAVLTHRLWGTLVFLVVMFLMFQSIFLWAKPLMDLISSGQDAIAESVESALPSGPLRALLVDGVIKGVGSVLVFLPQIMILFGFIAVLEDCGYMARAAFLMDRIMSRCGLSGKSFIPMLSSVACAVPGIMATRVIENRRDRLATILVSPLMSCSARLPVYILLIGAFVARPGSPSWLPGLVLFAMYMVGFTVAPLVALALKRTLLRGAPPVFVMELPSYRRPKFTSVLRRMGGAGWAFTLRAGTIILAAMVLVWAALYFPYSDAQGQAYPDRIEKAEDAIKESADRLKELKEKDAASKKELEANEPARAPLTEDEKAELEKLEEAAGLPDKLNGEWKRSSYLGRVGLWMEPVFEPLGWDWKIGVAAMASFPAREVIVGTFGLLYDVGEVDTKAIGDDGADDEAKEKVAGLTKAVQEDWSKDPIRGKYGVPVALSLMVFFALCCQCAATLAVIQRETKSWLWPAFTFVYMTTLAYLGAFATFQLGRLIVG from the coding sequence ATGCTCACCCCCACGCTCACCGTCGCTCTCGTCGGGAACCCGAACGCGGGGAAATCGACACTGTTCAACGCGCTCTCCGGGCTGCGCCAGCGCATCGGGAACTACCCTGGCGTTACCGTCGAGATGAAGAAGGGACAGTTCATCGCCAACGGCACGACGGTGGACCTCATCGACCTCCCCGGCACGTACAGCCTCGCCGCCCGCAGCCCGGACGAGATGGTCGCGGTGGACCTGCTTCTGGGTCGCCGCCCCGAAGAACCCCGGCCATCGGTCGTGCTTTCGATCGTTGACGCGACCAACCTCGACCGGCACCTCTACCTCACGAGTCAGTTGCTCGACTTGGGCGTACCGGTCGTCGTCGCGGTCAACATGATCGACGCGGCCGCGGCGCAGGGCTTGAAGTTCGACTACGCGAAACTGTCCGAAGCGATCGGCGCACCCGTCGTACCGATCCAGGCGAACAACGGTACCGGGTTAACGGAACTTACCGCGGCAGTTCGCACCGCGGGGGAACGCGGGACCGCCCCAAGCGGTCCCGCGTTCCCGCCCGCGTTCGATGAGGTGGTGGAGCAGTTGCGGAAAGAACTGAGCGACGAGGTTCCGCCGGTTCTGCTTCGGCGCGCGGTCATCGATATCGGCGGGTATACGGAGCAGTGGCTTGTCGAGCGCTACGGCGATCGGTTCAAGGCCGCGCTCGCCGGCGCCCGCGACAAACTCGCCGCACTCGGCCACACGGTTCCGGGAGTGGAAGCGCGCACGCGATTCGCATGGGTGCGTGCGGCAGTCGCTGCGGCCGTGAGCAAGCCCGCAGTGCGCCCGGTCACGTGGACCGATCGTATCGACGCGGTTCTCACGCACCGGCTCTGGGGCACGCTCGTGTTCCTGGTCGTGATGTTCCTGATGTTCCAGTCGATCTTTCTGTGGGCGAAGCCGCTCATGGATCTGATTAGCAGCGGACAGGACGCGATCGCGGAATCGGTGGAATCGGCTCTACCCTCCGGCCCGCTCCGCGCGCTCCTCGTCGATGGAGTCATCAAGGGTGTGGGCAGCGTACTAGTGTTCCTGCCGCAAATTATGATCCTGTTCGGCTTCATCGCGGTTCTTGAGGATTGCGGGTACATGGCCCGCGCCGCGTTCCTCATGGACCGGATCATGAGCCGGTGCGGGCTGAGCGGGAAGTCGTTCATCCCGATGTTATCGAGCGTGGCATGTGCGGTGCCCGGGATCATGGCCACGCGGGTCATCGAGAACCGGCGCGACCGGCTCGCCACGATCCTGGTGTCACCCCTCATGAGCTGCTCCGCCCGGCTCCCGGTGTACATCCTGCTCATCGGGGCATTCGTCGCGCGCCCGGGTTCACCGAGCTGGTTGCCGGGGCTGGTGCTGTTCGCGATGTACATGGTCGGCTTCACCGTCGCACCGCTTGTCGCCCTCGCACTCAAGCGGACGCTGCTCCGCGGCGCCCCGCCCGTATTCGTGATGGAATTGCCGAGCTATCGGCGCCCGAAGTTTACTTCTGTGCTGCGCCGAATGGGGGGCGCGGGCTGGGCGTTCACCCTGCGTGCCGGCACGATCATCCTCGCGGCAATGGTGCTCGTGTGGGCGGCACTCTACTTCCCGTACTCCGACGCACAGGGCCAGGCGTACCCCGATCGCATCGAGAAAGCCGAGGACGCGATCAAGGAGAGTGCCGATCGCCTGAAGGAACTCAAAGAGAAGGACGCGGCGAGCAAGAAAGAGCTGGAGGCGAACGAACCCGCCCGGGCTCCACTGACCGAAGACGAAAAAGCCGAACTGGAGAAGCTCGAAGAAGCGGCGGGGTTGCCCGATAAACTCAACGGCGAGTGGAAGCGAAGCAGCTACCTGGGTCGAGTCGGACTGTGGATGGAACCGGTGTTCGAGCCGCTGGGCTGGGACTGGAAAATCGGCGTCGCGGCGATGGCGAGCTTCCCGGCACGTGAAGTAATCGTCGGTACGTTTGGGTTGCTCTACGATGTGGGCGAAGTGGACACGAAGGCAATCGGTGACGACGGCGCCGACGACGAAGCCAAGGAGAAAGTCGCGGGGCTAACAAAAGCCGTGCAAGAGGACTGGTCGAAAGACCCGATCCGCGGCAAGTACGGTGTGCCGGTCGCGCTGTCGCTGATGGTGTTCTTCGCACTGTGCTGTCAGTGCGCCGCGACCCTCGCCGTGATCCAGCGCGAAACGAAGAGCTGGCTCTGGCCCGCGTTCACCTTCGTCTACATGACGACCCTGGCGTACCTCGGCGCGTTCGCCACGTTCCAGTTGGGGCGACTAATCGTGGGGTGA
- a CDS encoding FeoA family protein codes for MPTLADLSPGQRAEVLSVTGPAALVQRLYEFGLLEGEQVQVIARAPLGDPLEISLGHSRLSLRKSEAAGISVRPL; via the coding sequence ATGCCCACTCTCGCCGACCTCTCGCCGGGCCAACGGGCCGAAGTGCTGTCCGTCACCGGCCCCGCCGCTCTGGTCCAGCGCCTCTACGAATTCGGGTTGCTCGAAGGCGAACAGGTGCAAGTTATCGCGCGCGCGCCGCTCGGTGACCCGCTCGAAATCAGCCTCGGCCACTCCCGGTTGAGCCTGCGCAAATCCGAAGCCGCCGGCATCAGCGTGCGCCCACTTTAG
- the rpsU gene encoding 30S ribosomal protein S21, whose protein sequence is MRVHEREPIGAALRRFKKLIERSGMKGELRAHEYYEKPCEARRRKEARRMNAIRKAASAPRS, encoded by the coding sequence ATGCGTGTTCACGAGCGGGAGCCGATCGGCGCCGCTCTCCGGCGGTTCAAGAAGCTGATCGAACGCAGCGGGATGAAGGGTGAACTTCGCGCCCACGAGTACTACGAGAAGCCGTGCGAGGCCCGGCGCCGGAAAGAAGCGCGCCGCATGAACGCGATTCGCAAGGCCGCGAGCGCCCCTCGTTCCTAA
- a CDS encoding FeoA family protein, whose product MLMPLDMVRAGEWAEVEEVTGQADWVGRLAELGIRQGCRLQVVQPGATCLLRVAGGKLGLRGCECAQILVRPVTAGHAG is encoded by the coding sequence ATGCTGATGCCCCTCGATATGGTGCGCGCCGGCGAATGGGCCGAGGTCGAAGAGGTGACCGGCCAAGCGGATTGGGTCGGGCGCCTTGCCGAACTCGGAATTCGTCAGGGCTGCCGTCTCCAGGTGGTTCAGCCCGGTGCGACTTGTCTTTTGAGAGTAGCCGGTGGGAAGCTCGGCCTGCGCGGGTGCGAGTGTGCCCAAATCCTCGTCCGCCCGGTCACCGCGGGGCACGCCGGCTGA
- a CDS encoding efflux RND transporter permease subunit — MISRFFIDRPIFANVLAVLTLLFGAVALYRLPVERYPPITPPTVQVSANYPGANAKVVTDTVAAPIEQQINGVENMMYMSSTSSADGSYGLTITFEIGTNLDDAQVLVQNRLSVAEPQLPEEVRRQGVTVRKQSSAIILAISMTAPPPKDRYNLTLDPVALRETGVTLEQALAAIATAGARAEPHANKQPLCYQIVAPDTFADNGPAGADKLRQIALAPAGRATVPLSDVGRVDELPGAYDGLFLSNYATLRLRDDLSRVPGVGDVIVRGVGSYSMRVWLNPDKLAARKLTTEDVLGALRRQNVQVAAGQVGQPPNPSGQRFQYTVTTLGRLSDPEEFKNIIVKSGAAGQLVYLREVADVELGGQSYDSFASRSAYPSANLLVYQLPGSNALEVAKGVRAAMEKVKPTLPPGMEYSIPFDTTKFVEAAIDEVYITLFEAGALVLIVILVFLQSWRALLVPATTVPITIIGAFAFMLMLGFSVNLLTLFGLILAIGIVVDDAIVIVENASHHIEQGMAPRSATIQAMNEVTGPVISITLVLMAVFLPTAFLGGITGQLYKQFALTIAATALISAVNALTLKPAQCALWLKPVAKKGWFSKLFDAVYKPIEGAYAWSIKILLRVWWLALVAFLALAVGTGVWYQKTPAGFLPDEDQGYVIIAVQLPDAASIDRTREVVDKMNGVFRKTEGVENWFVLGGFSLLDGTAAPNSATAFAAWKDWKYRERPDLAQEALVGKLQREFGGFRDARIFVLVPPSIQGLGFVGGFQIQIEDREGVGTDVLQERATAVAMAAGRNPEIDAMKTASTFRAGVPQIYLDIDREKAEKMGVKMDDVFATLQANLGSVYVNDFNKFGRTYQLRIQADSRYRGDTNAIKRLEVPGREGGVNPDGSTRVGPRPRVPLGTLLKDEIRIGPQSIIRYNLYPTAQIPGRANPGVSSSDAIKVMEEVATRELPPTMGFEWTGLSYQEKRVGGAAFNLLGKPITESYIVFALAVFMVYLVLAALYESWLLPFAVILVVPLGLLGVVAAVNARIWLHEFYVRAQAAIAKGEATWWHQHMPNVSTMDNNIYTQIGVVLIIALASKNAILIVEFARELRFAGRSIRQAALEAARMRFRPIIMTSFAFILGVVPLVFATGAGAASRQSLGTAVFGGMLTSTILAVFFVPVFYIAIQGLIELKNGPPKPPPGEGLPVAGGETHGTHGHGAHNAHEIHGVAAPASQPPHAEIAEPPIAEIIVDEPHENGKLIAVEGEQPGSVHEPPPAPEAK, encoded by the coding sequence ATGATTTCGCGCTTTTTCATCGATCGCCCGATTTTCGCCAACGTGCTCGCCGTCCTCACGCTCCTGTTCGGCGCGGTGGCGCTGTACCGGCTGCCGGTCGAGCGCTACCCACCGATCACCCCGCCCACGGTGCAGGTGAGCGCCAACTACCCCGGTGCGAACGCGAAGGTGGTGACCGACACGGTCGCCGCCCCCATCGAGCAGCAGATCAACGGCGTAGAGAACATGATGTACATGTCCTCCACGAGTTCCGCCGACGGCTCGTATGGGCTCACGATCACGTTCGAGATCGGCACCAACCTCGACGACGCGCAGGTTCTCGTGCAGAACCGGTTGAGCGTGGCCGAACCGCAGTTGCCCGAAGAGGTGCGCAGACAGGGCGTGACGGTCCGCAAGCAATCGTCCGCCATCATTCTGGCGATCTCCATGACCGCACCGCCGCCCAAGGACCGCTACAACCTGACGCTCGACCCTGTGGCCCTCCGGGAAACCGGAGTGACGCTCGAACAGGCACTCGCGGCGATTGCCACGGCCGGCGCACGGGCCGAGCCGCACGCGAACAAGCAGCCCCTGTGCTACCAGATCGTGGCGCCGGACACGTTCGCCGATAACGGCCCCGCAGGGGCCGACAAGTTGCGCCAGATCGCGCTGGCCCCGGCCGGGCGCGCGACCGTTCCGCTCTCGGACGTGGGGCGCGTGGACGAGTTGCCCGGCGCCTACGACGGGCTGTTCCTCTCGAACTACGCGACGCTGCGGTTGCGCGACGACCTGAGCCGCGTGCCCGGGGTGGGCGACGTGATCGTGCGCGGGGTGGGCTCGTACTCGATGCGCGTCTGGCTGAACCCGGACAAACTCGCGGCCCGCAAACTCACCACCGAGGACGTGCTCGGGGCGCTGCGGCGCCAGAACGTGCAGGTCGCGGCCGGGCAGGTGGGCCAGCCGCCGAACCCGTCGGGCCAGCGGTTCCAGTACACGGTCACCACGCTCGGGCGCCTCAGCGACCCGGAAGAGTTCAAGAACATCATCGTCAAGTCCGGGGCGGCCGGGCAGCTCGTGTACCTGCGCGAAGTGGCGGACGTGGAACTCGGCGGGCAGTCCTACGACTCGTTCGCGTCGCGCAGCGCGTACCCGTCCGCCAACCTGCTCGTGTACCAGCTCCCCGGGTCCAACGCGCTCGAAGTGGCCAAGGGCGTGCGGGCCGCGATGGAGAAGGTGAAGCCCACGCTCCCGCCCGGGATGGAGTACAGCATCCCGTTCGACACCACGAAGTTCGTGGAGGCCGCGATCGACGAGGTGTACATTACGCTGTTCGAGGCCGGGGCGCTGGTGCTCATCGTGATCCTGGTGTTCCTCCAGAGCTGGCGCGCGCTGCTCGTGCCCGCCACCACGGTGCCCATCACCATCATCGGCGCGTTCGCGTTCATGCTGATGCTCGGGTTCTCGGTGAACCTGCTCACGCTGTTCGGGCTGATCCTGGCCATCGGGATCGTAGTGGACGACGCGATCGTGATCGTGGAGAACGCCTCGCACCACATTGAACAGGGCATGGCCCCACGAAGTGCGACAATTCAAGCCATGAACGAGGTCACGGGGCCAGTTATCTCCATCACGTTGGTGCTGATGGCCGTGTTCCTTCCGACCGCGTTCCTCGGCGGGATCACGGGCCAGCTCTACAAACAGTTCGCGCTCACCATCGCCGCCACGGCCCTCATCAGCGCGGTAAACGCCCTCACGCTGAAGCCCGCGCAGTGCGCGCTGTGGCTCAAGCCGGTGGCGAAGAAGGGGTGGTTCTCCAAACTGTTCGACGCGGTCTACAAGCCGATCGAAGGGGCCTACGCCTGGTCCATCAAGATCCTGCTCCGGGTGTGGTGGCTCGCGCTCGTGGCGTTCCTCGCGCTCGCGGTGGGGACCGGGGTGTGGTACCAGAAAACTCCGGCCGGGTTCCTCCCGGACGAGGACCAGGGGTACGTCATCATCGCGGTGCAACTACCGGACGCCGCGTCCATCGACCGGACGCGCGAGGTGGTGGACAAGATGAACGGCGTGTTCCGCAAGACGGAGGGCGTCGAGAACTGGTTCGTGCTCGGTGGGTTTTCGCTGCTCGACGGGACCGCGGCGCCGAACTCCGCGACCGCGTTCGCCGCATGGAAGGACTGGAAGTACCGGGAGCGCCCGGACCTGGCGCAAGAGGCGCTCGTCGGGAAGCTCCAGCGCGAGTTCGGCGGGTTCCGCGACGCCCGTATCTTCGTGCTCGTGCCGCCCTCGATTCAGGGGCTCGGGTTCGTGGGCGGGTTCCAGATCCAGATCGAGGACCGCGAGGGCGTGGGGACTGATGTGCTCCAGGAGCGAGCGACCGCCGTCGCGATGGCCGCGGGCCGCAACCCCGAGATCGACGCGATGAAGACCGCGAGCACGTTCCGCGCGGGCGTGCCGCAGATTTATCTCGACATCGACCGCGAGAAGGCCGAGAAGATGGGCGTGAAGATGGACGACGTGTTCGCCACACTCCAGGCGAACCTCGGGTCCGTGTACGTGAACGACTTCAACAAGTTCGGGCGCACGTACCAGCTCCGCATCCAGGCCGACAGCCGGTACCGGGGCGACACGAACGCGATCAAGCGCCTGGAGGTGCCCGGGCGCGAGGGGGGCGTGAACCCGGACGGCTCGACGCGCGTGGGGCCGCGCCCGCGGGTGCCCCTGGGCACACTCCTGAAGGACGAGATCCGCATCGGACCGCAATCCATCATCCGGTACAACCTGTACCCGACCGCGCAGATCCCGGGCCGGGCGAACCCGGGCGTCAGTTCCAGTGACGCGATCAAGGTAATGGAAGAGGTGGCTACCCGAGAGCTCCCGCCGACGATGGGGTTCGAGTGGACCGGCCTCTCGTACCAGGAGAAGCGCGTCGGCGGGGCCGCGTTCAACCTGCTCGGTAAGCCGATCACCGAATCGTACATCGTGTTCGCGCTAGCCGTGTTCATGGTGTACTTGGTACTCGCGGCGCTGTACGAGAGCTGGCTCCTGCCGTTCGCGGTGATCCTGGTGGTGCCGCTCGGGTTGCTCGGCGTGGTCGCTGCTGTGAACGCACGGATCTGGCTCCACGAGTTCTACGTGCGTGCTCAAGCAGCGATCGCGAAGGGGGAAGCCACCTGGTGGCACCAGCACATGCCGAACGTCAGCACGATGGACAACAACATCTACACGCAGATCGGGGTTGTGCTCATCATCGCACTGGCATCGAAGAACGCGATCCTCATCGTGGAGTTCGCCCGCGAGTTGCGATTCGCGGGACGGAGCATCCGTCAGGCGGCACTGGAAGCTGCACGCATGCGGTTCCGGCCGATCATCATGACGAGCTTCGCGTTCATCTTGGGCGTGGTTCCGCTCGTGTTCGCGACCGGGGCCGGGGCCGCGAGTCGGCAGTCGCTCGGCACCGCGGTGTTCGGGGGGATGTTGACTTCGACCATACTCGCGGTGTTCTTCGTGCCGGTCTTCTACATTGCGATCCAGGGTCTGATCGAACTCAAGAACGGCCCGCCGAAACCGCCCCCGGGCGAAGGGCTCCCCGTCGCCGGAGGCGAAACCCACGGCACGCACGGTCACGGTGCTCACAACGCCCACGAAATCCACGGAGTAGCCGCACCCGCCTCGCAACCGCCACACGCGGAGATCGCGGAACCTCCCATCGCAGAAATTATTGTGGACGAACCGCACGAGAACGGGAAACTTATTGCAGTTGAAGGGGAACAACCGGGTTCGGTCCACGAACCTCCACCAGCACCCGAAGCAAAATAG
- a CDS encoding class I SAM-dependent methyltransferase, with translation MSNLAARVQYNTHTSYDPFRFGHEIRARLSELFPQIPFQMSLRELLVPITDADPPADVRRFLRDAERRIDRFQTACQVPAFVPCDYATAYKVLRALAGGEFTRGSRFCEWGCGFGVVVGLAAMLDFEACGIEIEGTLIDEGRQLAEDYDLPVELVHGSFVPPGAEDRVYKGGTYSWLTTEGDQAYEELGLEISDMDVIFAYPWPDEEAVVYELFDHYAGVGAVLATYHGSADFRLRRKVSDRQKGPKRKRPHDR, from the coding sequence ATGTCGAACCTCGCGGCACGGGTGCAATACAACACCCATACATCCTACGACCCGTTCCGGTTCGGGCACGAAATTCGCGCGCGGTTATCGGAACTGTTCCCCCAAATACCGTTCCAAATGTCACTACGAGAACTACTCGTACCAATCACCGACGCCGACCCACCGGCCGACGTGCGCCGGTTCCTCCGCGACGCCGAGCGCCGGATCGACCGGTTCCAGACTGCGTGCCAAGTGCCCGCGTTCGTCCCGTGCGATTACGCCACCGCGTACAAAGTGCTCCGAGCACTGGCCGGCGGGGAATTCACACGCGGGTCGCGGTTCTGCGAATGGGGGTGCGGGTTCGGCGTGGTTGTGGGGTTGGCTGCCATGCTCGATTTCGAGGCGTGCGGGATCGAGATCGAGGGCACACTGATCGACGAGGGGCGCCAACTCGCCGAGGACTACGATTTGCCGGTGGAACTGGTCCACGGGAGCTTCGTCCCGCCCGGAGCGGAGGACCGCGTGTACAAGGGCGGAACGTACTCGTGGCTCACGACCGAGGGCGACCAAGCGTATGAAGAGCTGGGACTGGAAATCAGCGACATGGACGTGATTTTCGCATACCCGTGGCCGGACGAAGAGGCCGTGGTGTACGAGCTGTTCGACCACTACGCGGGCGTCGGTGCGGTTCTGGCGACGTACCACGGCAGCGCCGACTTCCGGTTGCGGCGCAAGGTGAGCGACCGACAAAAGGGGCCGAAACGAAAAAGACCCCATGACCGTTGA